Proteins from one Leptonema illini DSM 21528 genomic window:
- a CDS encoding WecB/TagA/CpsF family glycosyltransferase, giving the protein MSREYSSAWEDRDYLLEYKSIDLLRLNRVQLLDVPVDNVTRDEAVARVFDFLEKKDGPYFVQFLDPLKLMRMRPGRKLAKLADSHLMLGESGGLEWACRRLHIPFKGRVPMIAFLMDLFRLAHKKDYTIYMLGSAPEHIERVYQNLTRSLPGLRIIGRQSGHFNADREQLIKESMRKSSPDIILIGMGFPRQELWMRENQEFLTKAVVIGLDGAIDVLSGKKKKAPDSLQLKGLVWFWRILARPYRLDKVWYATAFFSTVLWRSFKRWINRKTA; this is encoded by the coding sequence ATGTCGCGGGAATACTCGTCCGCCTGGGAAGACCGGGACTATCTGCTTGAGTACAAGAGCATCGATCTGCTCCGATTGAATCGGGTGCAGCTGCTTGATGTACCCGTTGACAACGTGACGCGTGATGAGGCCGTCGCCAGGGTCTTTGATTTTCTCGAAAAGAAAGACGGCCCCTATTTCGTTCAGTTCCTTGATCCTCTCAAGCTCATGCGCATGCGCCCGGGTCGCAAGCTGGCGAAGCTTGCCGATTCGCATCTGATGCTCGGCGAGAGTGGCGGGCTGGAGTGGGCCTGTCGTCGTCTGCACATCCCGTTCAAGGGCAGGGTGCCGATGATCGCCTTCCTGATGGATCTTTTCAGGCTGGCCCATAAAAAGGATTATACGATCTATATGCTTGGCTCGGCTCCCGAACATATCGAGCGAGTCTATCAGAACCTGACGCGAAGCCTTCCCGGCCTGCGCATCATCGGTCGTCAGAGCGGTCATTTCAACGCGGACCGGGAGCAGCTGATCAAAGAATCGATGCGTAAATCATCACCCGACATTATTCTGATCGGAATGGGCTTTCCACGGCAGGAGCTGTGGATGCGTGAGAATCAGGAGTTCCTGACAAAGGCCGTCGTGATCGGCCTTGATGGGGCGATCGACGTTCTTTCAGGCAAAAAGAAGAAAGCGCCGGATTCTCTTCAGCTCAAGGGGCTTGTCTGGTTCTGGCGAATCCTTGCAAGGCCGTACCGCCTTGATAAGGTATGGTATGCGACTGCCTTTTTTTCGACGGTGCTCTGGCGTTCGTTCAAACGCTGGATTAACCGAAAAACGGCCTGA
- a CDS encoding chemotaxis protein CheW, whose protein sequence is MAQPVSRGAQPDNKYVIFMMKDEEYGLEVLKVHEIVRIESIIPVPHSRPYFLGMMDIRGKVIPIIDLKGKLELDEGGTGNPDRAIIIEVEKRRIGLAVDRVSSVVQFRPEDIDQGPPAVKSVHTRYISGIGKLKERFIVLMNLDHLFSGEELSELFSQQRVGKM, encoded by the coding sequence GGGCGCAGCCCGACAACAAATACGTCATCTTCATGATGAAGGATGAAGAGTACGGTCTTGAGGTTCTCAAGGTGCACGAGATTGTGCGCATTGAGAGTATCATTCCCGTGCCTCATTCGCGTCCCTATTTCCTCGGAATGATGGATATTCGCGGGAAGGTTATTCCCATCATCGACCTGAAAGGCAAGCTTGAGCTTGATGAAGGTGGGACGGGAAATCCCGATCGTGCCATCATCATCGAAGTGGAAAAGCGTCGTATAGGTCTTGCCGTCGATCGCGTATCGAGCGTGGTGCAGTTTCGTCCCGAAGATATCGATCAGGGACCGCCTGCAGTGAAGTCCGTGCATACGAGATATATCTCAGGTATCGGTAAGTTGAAGGAACGCTTCATCGTTCTTATGAACCTTGATCATCTCTTCTCGGGAGAAGAACTCAGCGAACTTTTTTCACAGCAGCGAGTAGGAAAAATGTGA
- a CDS encoding acetoacetate decarboxylase family protein: protein MTAKQKQTRTSVPEVPAPWNLKGRGIMLLYKFSKDFALKHGFLSEEEKAHYAGGLGATMIVDYESSDCGPYGELLFIPGRLRSEKGTANIISKIYVSSESSVVNGRANWGIPKELADFNFERNNRSESVIVKRDGKSFFEASFSSGGLRFPVHTALIPFPLSQNLDGKRFHTRYSGRGWGRLARIESMHINAALFPDLTQARPLAVMTIEDFRITFPVARIEPITEGERIA, encoded by the coding sequence ATGACGGCAAAACAGAAACAAACTCGAACCAGCGTTCCGGAAGTACCCGCCCCCTGGAATCTGAAAGGGCGCGGCATCATGCTGCTCTATAAATTCTCAAAGGACTTTGCACTGAAACACGGCTTCTTGAGCGAAGAAGAGAAGGCCCACTATGCCGGCGGGCTCGGCGCAACGATGATCGTCGATTACGAAAGCTCAGACTGCGGCCCCTACGGCGAGCTATTGTTCATTCCCGGGCGCCTGCGCTCCGAAAAAGGAACGGCGAACATCATCTCGAAGATCTATGTATCGTCCGAGAGCAGCGTGGTCAACGGACGCGCCAACTGGGGCATTCCCAAAGAGCTTGCTGACTTCAACTTCGAACGCAATAACAGAAGCGAATCCGTCATCGTAAAGCGCGATGGCAAAAGCTTCTTCGAAGCGAGCTTCTCATCGGGCGGACTGCGCTTTCCCGTACACACAGCGCTCATCCCCTTCCCGCTCTCACAGAACTTAGACGGAAAGCGGTTTCACACGCGTTATTCGGGCCGCGGATGGGGACGCCTTGCCAGGATCGAATCTATGCACATCAATGCTGCGCTCTTTCCCGATCTTACACAGGCACGGCCGCTTGCCGTGATGACGATCGAAGACTTCCGCATCACCTTTCCGGTGGCGCGAATCGAGCCGATCACCGAAGGCGAGCGAATCGCCTGA
- a CDS encoding ExbD/TolR family protein, translating to MKLRKKRKSDAIPVAAMGDIAFLLLIFYMSTTMLTDQKPLDLPLPAVEGQAQTSPFPLIIYMNRELASSEQVYFYNERHPINGLGALVQARAAESPAAVRVYVNMEKDLPYRYMNTLIQELKEAGIRSMIITTRGADEKIPGLKEPSP from the coding sequence ATGAAACTCCGTAAAAAACGAAAAAGTGACGCCATCCCCGTCGCCGCCATGGGCGATATCGCCTTCCTGCTGCTCATCTTCTACATGTCGACGACGATGCTGACCGATCAGAAACCGCTCGATCTTCCTCTGCCGGCCGTCGAAGGCCAGGCGCAAACGTCGCCGTTTCCGCTGATCATCTATATGAACCGCGAACTTGCATCCAGCGAACAGGTCTATTTCTATAACGAACGACATCCCATCAATGGACTGGGGGCGCTCGTTCAGGCCCGAGCGGCCGAAAGCCCGGCCGCCGTGCGCGTCTATGTGAACATGGAAAAGGATCTTCCCTATCGCTACATGAACACGCTCATCCAGGAATTAAAAGAGGCCGGCATCCGCAGCATGATCATCACAACGCGCGGCGCCGACGAAAAGATTCCCGGTCTCAAGGAGCCGTCTCCATGA
- a CDS encoding ExbD/TolR family protein, producing the protein MAIRVKRRTRQPEEIPLASTSDIAFLLIIFFLAASALLELRGVKVPLPKKDAPPMQIQKKDLFKIKIDAEGTYIHEGKAAPLSELMTIVAEALRSNRDLVVVLQPSPDAPVETVPRILDELQKRNVQRISLSMDKAGGRR; encoded by the coding sequence ATGGCCATTCGCGTAAAACGCAGAACGAGGCAGCCAGAGGAGATTCCGCTCGCAAGTACGTCGGATATCGCCTTTCTGCTGATCATCTTCTTTCTCGCCGCAAGCGCTCTGCTCGAGCTGCGCGGCGTGAAGGTACCGCTTCCTAAGAAGGACGCGCCTCCGATGCAGATTCAGAAAAAGGATCTTTTCAAGATCAAGATCGACGCCGAAGGGACCTATATCCATGAAGGTAAGGCCGCTCCGTTAAGCGAGCTGATGACGATCGTTGCCGAAGCCCTGCGTTCCAACCGAGATCTTGTAGTGGTTCTGCAGCCTTCTCCTGATGCGCCGGTCGAGACCGTGCCGCGCATCCTTGACGAATTGCAGAAGCGTAACGTGCAGCGTATCTCGCTCTCGATGGATAAAGCCGGAGGGCGTCGATGA
- the thiS gene encoding sulfur carrier protein ThiS, with protein MKVNGEERSLADLKSPDIGSLLELYGIKPAGVAIEINGQVIPRQKWTDVKLNGEDRIELIRFVGGG; from the coding sequence ATGAAGGTCAATGGAGAGGAACGGTCGCTTGCCGATCTGAAATCCCCCGATATTGGCTCGCTTCTGGAGCTTTACGGGATCAAGCCTGCCGGGGTCGCTATCGAGATCAACGGACAGGTTATCCCCCGACAGAAATGGACCGATGTAAAATTGAACGGTGAAGATCGGATCGAGCTCATCCGATTTGTAGGCGGCGGTTGA
- a CDS encoding thiamine phosphate synthase has translation MSKKETSSESLRIRAYPILDEDFLQMAGLQPMDLIDLWADEGITIFQYRNKQKPTKARLEEVERNARRRRLRWILNDYDQLFCDGVADGIHLGWEDWHGLPEERRQALLRRLNGVQSLQAESTPLCGISTHTPDQWSEALTLHRSGVLPLSYIAFGPCFKTTSKKSGLHPQLQKEAFEELERRRDEARKKGELPDAVFIGGIDPDNLPVLVQTLSNTKKKEERTIFVASIRALSDPLDIRRFRSIPNWKP, from the coding sequence ATGTCAAAAAAAGAAACGAGCAGCGAATCGTTGCGTATTCGGGCTTACCCCATCCTTGATGAGGATTTTTTGCAGATGGCCGGTCTTCAGCCGATGGATCTGATCGATCTCTGGGCCGACGAAGGCATTACGATCTTTCAGTATCGCAATAAGCAAAAGCCCACGAAGGCCAGGCTTGAAGAGGTCGAAAGGAACGCCCGTCGTCGCCGGCTGCGCTGGATCCTGAATGATTATGATCAGCTTTTCTGCGACGGTGTGGCCGATGGCATCCATCTTGGCTGGGAAGACTGGCATGGGCTTCCCGAAGAGCGTCGCCAGGCGCTATTGCGACGGCTGAATGGCGTCCAATCGCTCCAGGCTGAATCCACTCCGCTCTGCGGCATTTCCACGCATACGCCCGATCAGTGGTCCGAGGCTCTGACCCTGCATCGAAGCGGGGTCCTTCCGCTTTCGTATATCGCTTTTGGTCCCTGCTTTAAGACAACCTCCAAGAAAAGTGGCCTGCATCCGCAGTTGCAGAAAGAGGCCTTCGAAGAACTGGAGCGACGTCGCGATGAGGCGAGAAAGAAGGGAGAGCTTCCCGATGCGGTCTTTATCGGCGGAATTGATCCCGATAACCTGCCCGTTCTCGTGCAGACCCTGTCGAATACGAAAAAGAAAGAAGAACGCACGATCTTTGTGGCCTCGATTCGGGCCCTCTCTGATCCGCTCGACATCCGCCGTTTCCGCTCGATTCCGAACTGGAAGCCCTGA
- a CDS encoding MotA/TolQ/ExbB proton channel family protein yields the protein MKNKNLLAIYLLAGLLIFSYLPPLLSQSPAPEAEKTEQAAPAEEIVTAEEESIFQWIIKGGSTMAYLGIIVVIIIGFALERYFYFKRSRVQTKGYYEKFRAALDRGIPDLEAFLKEDGTILSRILSEGMRSRSRGVASVEKSIENTATVEIGKLERGLNLLSNLGNLAPLLGFFGTVVGMRHSFLQFVVKAAPTAKDLAGGVEEALITTQAGLLIAIPTYLVYNLFLYSIDTVTIELERCANELSDRLS from the coding sequence ATGAAAAATAAAAATCTTCTGGCAATCTACCTGCTGGCCGGCCTTCTTATCTTCAGTTATCTGCCACCACTGCTTTCGCAGAGCCCCGCCCCCGAGGCCGAAAAAACCGAGCAGGCAGCTCCCGCCGAAGAGATCGTCACCGCCGAAGAAGAATCCATCTTTCAATGGATCATCAAAGGCGGCAGCACGATGGCCTATCTCGGCATCATCGTCGTCATCATCATCGGATTCGCCCTGGAACGTTATTTTTACTTCAAGCGCAGCCGGGTGCAGACAAAAGGCTATTACGAAAAATTCCGCGCCGCTCTCGACCGGGGCATCCCCGATCTCGAGGCCTTCCTGAAAGAGGATGGTACGATCCTTTCGCGCATCTTAAGCGAAGGCATGCGCAGTCGCTCGCGCGGAGTCGCCTCTGTTGAAAAAAGCATCGAGAATACGGCGACGGTAGAGATCGGTAAACTGGAACGGGGCCTTAACCTTCTGTCGAATCTTGGTAACCTCGCCCCTCTGCTCGGATTCTTCGGAACCGTTGTCGGTATGCGACACAGCTTCTTGCAATTCGTCGTCAAAGCGGCTCCGACGGCGAAGGATCTGGCCGGCGGCGTGGAAGAGGCCCTGATCACGACACAGGCAGGCCTGCTTATCGCCATCCCCACATACCTCGTTTACAACCTTTTCCTGTATTCGATCGATACGGTTACGATCGAACTGGAACGCTGTGCGAACGAGCTCTCTGACAGGCTCTCCTGA
- a CDS encoding DsbA family protein, with product MLIPDKAILYAGDPMCSSCYGFSPALEQAMHEYEVPFIPVMGGLRPGANSEAMDDRLSRFLEHHWKQVERLTGRPFDYSILSRRDFRYDTEPSCRAVVAVREMRTDLAFPFYFALQSAFYARAENPTDEQTFIRIAQELGIDADAFVQAYHSEENAYETKQDFQLCHALQITGFPALMYIENRVAWPIAKGYRDLDDLRAAIDHTLKAAAENAAEKREANTVKNTGVAGESCATDGSGC from the coding sequence ATGCTGATTCCCGATAAAGCCATTCTCTATGCAGGCGATCCGATGTGTTCCTCGTGCTACGGCTTCTCCCCCGCCCTCGAACAGGCCATGCACGAATACGAAGTTCCCTTTATTCCCGTTATGGGAGGGCTTCGACCTGGAGCAAACTCCGAAGCGATGGACGATCGACTGAGTCGATTCCTTGAGCATCACTGGAAGCAGGTAGAAAGGCTTACGGGAAGACCGTTTGACTACAGCATCCTTTCGCGAAGAGACTTTCGTTACGACACTGAGCCTTCCTGCCGTGCCGTCGTCGCTGTTCGCGAGATGAGGACCGATCTTGCCTTTCCATTCTACTTCGCTTTGCAGAGCGCTTTCTACGCCAGGGCCGAAAACCCCACCGATGAGCAGACCTTTATCAGAATTGCACAGGAACTCGGCATCGACGCAGATGCCTTCGTACAGGCATATCACTCTGAAGAAAACGCCTATGAAACGAAGCAGGACTTTCAGCTCTGCCACGCTCTGCAGATCACCGGATTTCCAGCGCTCATGTATATAGAAAACCGCGTCGCCTGGCCCATTGCAAAAGGCTATAGAGATCTTGATGATCTTCGCGCGGCAATCGACCATACTCTCAAGGCTGCTGCAGAGAATGCCGCTGAGAAACGTGAAGCAAATACCGTAAAGAACACCGGTGTAGCAGGCGAAAGCTGCGCGACGGACGGCTCTGGTTGTTAA